A DNA window from Microcystis aeruginosa NIES-843 contains the following coding sequences:
- a CDS encoding YraN family protein, which translates to MSEPVTLEDIYQLFRASAEEYDRRAAESKAEYDRHRVQIENLLAESKLESDRSMAELKRTVERTSKAVDSLTTRWGRFVEELVEPAVLRLFQEKGIDIKEVYPRARVKRQGIAMEIDILAVDDTDLVVVECKSRLSKDDVDEFIEKLTRFKIAFPHYKNYRAYGAVAGIEINEGIDRYAYKKGLFVIKPSGDTVAIINDADFQPNTW; encoded by the coding sequence ATGAGTGAACCGGTAACTCTTGAGGATATTTACCAGCTATTCCGCGCTTCCGCCGAGGAATATGATCGCCGGGCTGCCGAATCCAAGGCGGAATATGATCGCCATAGAGTCCAAATAGAGAACCTCCTCGCCGAATCTAAACTAGAAAGCGATCGCTCGATGGCAGAACTGAAACGGACGGTTGAACGAACCAGCAAAGCGGTAGATAGTCTCACCACTCGCTGGGGTCGATTTGTGGAAGAATTGGTAGAACCGGCGGTTTTACGGCTTTTTCAGGAAAAAGGTATCGATATTAAAGAAGTTTATCCCCGCGCTAGAGTCAAGCGTCAGGGCATCGCCATGGAAATTGATATCCTAGCGGTAGATGATACCGATCTCGTGGTGGTGGAATGTAAATCTAGATTATCTAAAGATGATGTGGATGAATTTATTGAAAAATTGACTCGTTTTAAAATCGCTTTTCCCCATTATAAAAACTATCGAGCTTACGGTGCGGTGGCGGGAATTGAAATCAACGAGGGGATCGATCGATACGCTTATAAAAAAGGTCTATTTGTGATTAAACCCTCTGGGGATACGGTGGCCATTATTAATGATGCCGACTTTCAACCGAATACTTGGTAA
- a CDS encoding DegT/DnrJ/EryC1/StrS family aminotransferase, whose protein sequence is MNSHLIKVPFVDLTWQNQPLQAKITEAIQTVTDRGDFVLGQALAEFETAFAQACGVEYAVGVASGTAALALALQAYGIGAGDEVLVPANTFVATLMGVIQAGAKPVLVDCHLDTALIDLAAAAQRITPNTRAILPVHLYGQMVSPQQLQDFARSYNLIIFEDAAQAHLASREGYRAGSVGVAAGFSFYPSKNLGAFGNGGMLVSNDPEISQKARSLRNYGAPSKYFHTDIGTNSRLDSIQAAILNIKLPHLESWNRSRHRAARQYDRLLAPLADQGILPVRDETETGHVYHLYVIRILPHCPVERQQLQEQLTAVGIQTGIHYPIPCHLQPAYRYLGYQQGDFPHAEILCEEIVSLPMYPGISEEQIEMVVEQITAIIG, encoded by the coding sequence ATGAATTCCCATTTAATCAAAGTTCCCTTTGTCGATTTAACTTGGCAAAATCAGCCCCTACAAGCAAAAATTACCGAGGCAATCCAAACAGTTACCGACCGGGGAGATTTTGTTTTAGGCCAAGCTTTAGCCGAATTTGAAACCGCCTTTGCCCAAGCTTGCGGAGTCGAGTATGCTGTGGGAGTAGCTTCTGGCACTGCTGCTCTTGCCCTGGCTTTACAAGCTTACGGCATCGGTGCCGGGGATGAAGTGCTAGTCCCCGCTAATACCTTTGTCGCTACCCTCATGGGTGTTATTCAAGCGGGGGCCAAACCAGTTTTAGTTGATTGTCACCTCGATACGGCCTTAATTGACCTCGCGGCGGCTGCCCAAAGAATTACCCCCAACACCCGCGCCATTCTCCCCGTACACCTGTACGGACAGATGGTATCACCCCAACAATTACAGGATTTTGCCCGCAGCTATAATCTGATTATCTTTGAAGATGCGGCCCAGGCCCATTTAGCCAGTAGAGAAGGTTATCGCGCCGGCAGTGTCGGTGTGGCGGCGGGGTTTAGTTTTTATCCCAGTAAAAATTTGGGTGCTTTTGGCAATGGCGGAATGTTAGTGAGCAATGATCCCGAAATTAGCCAAAAAGCCCGCAGTTTAAGAAATTATGGCGCACCGAGCAAGTATTTCCACACCGATATCGGCACTAATAGCCGTTTGGATAGCATACAAGCCGCCATTTTAAACATTAAATTACCCCATCTGGAAAGCTGGAATCGCTCCCGTCATCGAGCGGCAAGACAATACGACAGGCTTTTGGCTCCTTTAGCCGATCAAGGCATTTTACCCGTACGAGACGAAACCGAGACCGGTCATGTCTATCATCTCTACGTTATTCGCATTCTCCCCCATTGTCCCGTTGAGCGCCAACAACTACAAGAACAATTAACTGCCGTCGGCATTCAAACCGGCATTCATTATCCGATTCCTTGTCATCTGCAACCGGCCTATCGCTACCTCGGTTATCAACAGGGAGACTTTCCTCATGCAGAGATTCTCTGTGAAGAAATTGTCTCTCTCCCCATGTACCCCGGCATCAGCGAGGAGCAAATTGAAATGGTTGTTGAACAGATTACTGCGATCATCGGGTAA
- the crtB gene encoding cyanoexosortase B — MGISPSLSPVSHKNRQSWLMIGFLAVIYGPVIFHWYDGWLNKSIGIEHEYFSHGLIGLPYAAYIVWQNRKKWQRLEDRSHPLGAFLLTLGAIFYLLGSSLWVSMSFPIMLAGICLWLKGTEGFKLQGFPILLTALATPNPIPYLIAPYTLPLQVFIAACAGFILQQAGLDVSVDGIYVAVEGRMVEVAPYCAGLKMLFTSLYVTLLLLHWTDTIENGRKTRFMLLSAFGISVGANIVRNALLAWFHGTGQEANFKLLHDSWGGDLYSVFMLLLILLVFQIMQYREAVKKQSPAQEEGNQDD, encoded by the coding sequence ATGGGTATTAGTCCTTCCCTATCCCCCGTCTCCCACAAAAATCGGCAATCTTGGCTGATGATCGGTTTCTTGGCGGTTATCTATGGTCCGGTGATCTTTCACTGGTACGATGGTTGGCTGAATAAATCGATCGGCATCGAACACGAATACTTTAGCCACGGCTTGATTGGCCTTCCCTACGCCGCCTATATTGTCTGGCAGAATCGCAAAAAATGGCAACGCCTCGAAGATCGCTCCCATCCCCTCGGAGCCTTTTTGTTAACCCTAGGAGCGATTTTTTATCTCCTCGGTTCCTCTCTTTGGGTTAGTATGTCTTTCCCGATTATGTTAGCGGGAATCTGTCTCTGGTTAAAAGGAACGGAAGGTTTTAAATTACAGGGATTTCCCATACTTTTAACAGCCTTAGCGACTCCTAATCCCATCCCCTACCTGATTGCTCCCTATACCCTACCCCTACAGGTTTTTATTGCCGCTTGCGCTGGTTTTATTCTCCAGCAAGCAGGCTTAGATGTCTCCGTTGACGGTATCTATGTAGCGGTAGAAGGTAGGATGGTGGAAGTCGCTCCCTACTGTGCGGGGCTGAAAATGTTATTCACCAGTCTTTACGTCACCCTCCTGCTGCTCCATTGGACTGATACCATCGAAAACGGTCGTAAAACCCGCTTTATGCTCCTCAGTGCCTTTGGAATTAGTGTCGGGGCTAATATCGTTCGTAACGCGCTTTTAGCTTGGTTTCACGGCACAGGACAAGAGGCAAACTTTAAATTACTCCACGATAGCTGGGGGGGTGATTTGTACTCGGTCTTTATGTTATTACTGATCCTTTTGGTCTTCCAAATCATGCAGTATCGCGAGGCGGTCAAGAAACAGTCCCCGGCTCAAGAGGAAGGTAACCAGGATGATTAG
- a CDS encoding DnaJ domain-containing protein, with product MKNYYEILQIPRHASNNQIKAAFRRLARQYHPDYNPNDPEAVTKFREIEQAYRVLSDKEKRKEYDRSLSPEIPTFNPSAEDFYQQGWHYAQEKNYQLAIAFYQQAIAINPQFWQAYLQRAEVYYHNQQDRQVLSDCRQVLQLKPDCSQAYYYLGLSRQRLGYTQSSLEAYRKAIAIDPDNPQFYYQRGLALEELSELPAARKDFQIAAKKFKQQGNFRRYHAIANKLRDPHKSYRQRQSIKWSKTLFIVFNLLKISGSSLLKPKTGLAEAFLKLNRNQALATGVFAAIISSFFIAFTWQNWTVKSDFLLLLGWAVFPFIILTLSSWLGRKLSNKYGSLTGDIFLGGLIILPFSLVILLTSYLSINGDIVGAIIGVTGGYLTGMLYYGYRHLSNIPWPISLLLVPFVLGFLTVNIWGVYYYL from the coding sequence ATGAAAAATTACTATGAAATCCTGCAAATTCCCCGTCATGCCAGTAATAATCAGATAAAAGCCGCTTTTCGTCGTCTGGCCCGGCAATATCACCCCGATTATAATCCCAATGATCCAGAGGCAGTGACAAAATTTCGGGAAATTGAACAAGCTTATCGGGTTTTGAGCGATAAAGAGAAAAGAAAAGAGTATGATCGCAGTTTATCCCCAGAAATACCCACTTTTAACCCCAGTGCCGAGGATTTTTATCAACAGGGATGGCACTACGCTCAAGAGAAAAATTATCAACTAGCGATCGCATTTTACCAGCAAGCGATCGCAATTAATCCGCAATTTTGGCAGGCCTATCTGCAACGGGCGGAAGTTTACTACCATAATCAGCAGGATCGGCAAGTTTTAAGCGATTGTCGCCAAGTTTTGCAGTTAAAACCCGATTGTTCCCAAGCTTACTATTACCTCGGTTTATCCCGTCAACGACTCGGTTACACCCAATCCTCCCTAGAAGCTTATAGAAAAGCAATCGCCATTGACCCAGATAACCCCCAATTCTATTATCAAAGAGGATTGGCTCTAGAGGAACTCTCGGAACTGCCGGCAGCACGAAAAGATTTCCAAATAGCGGCCAAGAAATTCAAGCAACAGGGAAATTTTCGCCGCTATCATGCCATTGCAAATAAATTAAGAGACCCTCATAAAAGTTATCGACAACGGCAATCGATCAAGTGGTCAAAAACTCTTTTTATTGTTTTTAATTTGCTGAAAATCTCTGGCTCATCTTTGCTCAAACCCAAGACCGGTCTAGCAGAGGCTTTTTTAAAGCTTAACCGTAATCAGGCTTTGGCTACGGGTGTATTTGCAGCAATCATCAGCAGTTTTTTCATCGCTTTTACTTGGCAAAACTGGACAGTTAAATCTGATTTTTTGCTGTTATTAGGCTGGGCAGTATTTCCTTTTATTATTCTGACTTTATCTAGTTGGTTAGGCAGAAAATTAAGTAATAAATATGGTAGTCTCACCGGCGATATATTTTTAGGTGGCTTGATAATTTTGCCCTTTTCCCTCGTCATTTTGCTCACTTCCTATTTATCCATAAATGGCGATATTGTCGGCGCAATTATCGGTGTAACCGGCGGTTATCTAACCGGAATGCTCTACTATGGTTATCGCCATTTATCCAACATTCCTTGGCCGATCTCTTTACTTTTAGTCCCTTTTGTGCTAGGGTTTCTTACTGTCAACATCTGGGGAGTTTATTATTATCTCTAA
- a CDS encoding PEP-CTERM sorting domain-containing protein (PEP-CTERM proteins occur, often in large numbers, in the proteomes of bacteria that also encode an exosortase, a predicted intramembrane cysteine proteinase. The presence of a PEP-CTERM domain at a protein's C-terminus predicts cleavage within the sorting domain, followed by covalent anchoring to some some component of the (usually Gram-negative) cell surface. Many PEP-CTERM proteins exhibit an unusual sequence composition that includes large numbers of potential glycosylation sites. Expression of one such protein has been shown restore the ability of a bacterium to form floc, a type of biofilm.): MDFRWVNTGAEPSNNFLPVYGISSVLAVPTAPPAATPEPSSLLGFITLGGLMLGGAVRKARK; encoded by the coding sequence GTGGATTTTCGGTGGGTCAATACCGGTGCCGAGCCGTCCAATAATTTCCTCCCGGTGTACGGTATCTCTTCGGTGCTGGCGGTTCCCACCGCTCCCCCCGCAGCCACCCCGGAACCCTCTAGCCTTCTCGGTTTTATCACCTTGGGCGGATTAATGCTAGGGGGTGCCGTCCGCAAAGCGCGGAAGTAA
- a CDS encoding transcriptional repressor, translating into MSAYTASSLKAELNARGWRLTPQREKILHVFQNLPKGNHLSAEELQELLDKRGEGISLSTIYRSVKLMSRMGILRELELAEGHKHYELNQPYPHHHHHLVCIQCNKTIEFNNDSILKHSLKQCEKEGFQLIDCQLTVMAICPEALRMGWPSGIPSNWGCTRSLVDTRFQNCEIPESKEPELEN; encoded by the coding sequence ATGTCTGCCTACACTGCTTCCTCCCTGAAAGCGGAACTCAACGCGCGGGGGTGGCGCTTAACTCCCCAGCGAGAGAAAATTCTGCACGTTTTCCAGAATTTACCGAAAGGCAATCATCTCAGCGCCGAAGAATTGCAGGAATTGCTGGACAAAAGGGGGGAAGGAATTAGTTTATCGACAATTTACCGCAGTGTTAAACTGATGTCGCGGATGGGAATTTTGCGGGAGTTGGAATTGGCCGAGGGTCATAAACACTACGAACTCAATCAACCCTATCCCCACCACCATCATCATTTGGTCTGTATTCAGTGCAATAAAACCATTGAATTTAACAATGATTCCATTCTCAAACACAGTCTCAAACAGTGTGAGAAAGAGGGTTTTCAGTTAATTGACTGTCAGTTAACGGTGATGGCCATCTGTCCGGAAGCTTTGCGGATGGGTTGGCCGTCGGGAATACCGAGTAATTGGGGTTGTACGCGTTCGCTGGTGGATACTCGTTTCCAAAACTGCGAGATTCCCGAATCAAAGGAACCGGAACTGGAAAACTAG
- a CDS encoding FUSC family protein, with amino-acid sequence MLLQRFAFLLRPSGDIEIERGIRTLLAIAVPIIIGDILDQSELGLMVGLAAQILILADAGGLYCLRAQTLVATTIGMALALIIGTLASAWLGLTVVIVFCGLFLAGYLTVYGENGALAGVVISLLLLFAVSLPSGDIVVALQRAGIAVLGGGWTIFLALFIWPFRPNQPLRQVTAENFQGIATYLRSLPLHSRSNANEEPYFDKIRQLLLRSRKTVTLTRRGRWGKSELRELLIVLIEDSDRINTSLIALRELLHLHPLPQLTTVGILLEDILVQVAEISEDIAWLILGRNKRPDCERLQLLLKAIEQQKNLQAKVLENAQDDYSSYVAISQLNNRLKKLFKQLKIASETAQHLRQSENFSDKKNPWQRNFEGIEKEYSQEKAWWEPLKSNFNLESPLFRHGLRLGLGSALGVLIYHKLGITHSFWIGLTLVIVLKPDFSLTFQRFFNRVFGTILGSFFVLALLPIIDNPIWLEIIGMISIAIALALVRFHYSLAVFFITIFALIISRLDASNDGINLEYIRIVYTLIGSALAFALSFGFLRFNEDERFSLAAIKALEANQIFFQSVMAVYLGESSYQTAILSSHRNKARRANTTMQTALQRLIDDPSTPFPQMEPAITLSNYIPRFGRGVTVLLTELEQYRGSPPHPNLSLFTQQITQALTQLTQALQTNNPPLPLPPLEDTLEEVLDHLQELREERLVEIGNQQEGTNLHKYLGDYNIVTTELVELSSRVGVMNTAIDRFIRS; translated from the coding sequence ATGCTACTTCAGCGATTTGCTTTTTTATTGCGTCCTAGTGGCGATATCGAGATCGAGCGGGGGATTCGGACTTTATTAGCGATTGCGGTACCGATTATTATCGGTGATATTTTAGATCAGTCAGAATTGGGGTTAATGGTCGGTTTAGCGGCTCAAATCTTGATTTTAGCCGATGCAGGGGGACTTTACTGCCTGAGAGCGCAAACCCTAGTCGCTACGACTATCGGGATGGCTCTAGCTTTGATTATCGGCACATTAGCCAGTGCTTGGCTAGGATTGACCGTAGTGATAGTTTTTTGCGGGTTGTTTCTAGCGGGTTATTTGACGGTTTACGGGGAAAATGGGGCGTTAGCTGGGGTAGTAATTAGTTTATTGCTGCTTTTTGCTGTTTCTTTGCCATCGGGAGATATTGTCGTCGCTTTACAACGGGCCGGAATCGCTGTGTTGGGAGGGGGATGGACAATTTTTTTAGCCCTGTTTATCTGGCCTTTTCGCCCTAATCAGCCTTTACGTCAGGTAACGGCGGAAAATTTTCAGGGTATCGCCACTTATCTCCGCTCTTTGCCCTTACACTCTCGTTCTAATGCTAATGAGGAGCCATATTTTGACAAAATCCGCCAACTGTTGCTCCGTTCTAGGAAAACTGTCACCTTGACGCGTCGGGGACGTTGGGGAAAAAGTGAGCTGCGGGAATTGTTAATCGTCTTGATCGAAGATAGCGATCGCATTAATACCAGCTTAATCGCGCTGCGAGAATTGCTTCATCTTCATCCCTTGCCACAACTGACCACGGTGGGTATTTTATTAGAAGATATTCTCGTGCAAGTGGCGGAAATTAGCGAAGATATTGCCTGGTTAATTTTGGGTAGAAATAAACGACCGGATTGTGAGCGCTTGCAGCTATTACTCAAGGCGATCGAGCAACAAAAAAACCTGCAAGCTAAAGTTTTAGAAAATGCCCAGGATGATTATAGCAGTTATGTGGCAATTTCGCAATTAAATAATCGTTTAAAAAAATTATTTAAACAGCTAAAAATAGCCAGTGAAACAGCGCAACATTTGCGGCAAAGCGAGAACTTTTCCGATAAAAAAAATCCCTGGCAGCGGAACTTTGAAGGTATAGAAAAAGAGTACAGTCAAGAAAAAGCTTGGTGGGAACCATTAAAATCTAATTTTAATCTAGAATCGCCCCTATTTCGCCATGGTTTACGCTTGGGTTTGGGAAGTGCGCTAGGAGTTTTGATTTACCATAAGCTAGGAATTACCCATAGTTTTTGGATTGGTTTAACCTTAGTTATTGTGTTAAAACCAGATTTTAGCTTGACTTTTCAACGCTTTTTTAATCGGGTGTTTGGCACGATTTTAGGCTCGTTTTTTGTTTTGGCATTGTTGCCAATTATAGATAATCCGATCTGGTTAGAAATTATTGGGATGATTTCTATAGCGATCGCTTTAGCTTTGGTGCGATTTCACTATAGTTTGGCCGTATTTTTTATCACAATTTTTGCTTTAATCATCAGTCGTCTGGATGCCAGCAATGACGGTATTAATTTAGAGTATATCAGAATAGTTTATACTTTAATCGGTAGTGCTTTAGCCTTTGCACTTTCCTTCGGTTTTTTACGGTTTAATGAAGATGAACGTTTTTCCCTCGCTGCCATTAAAGCATTAGAAGCTAATCAAATATTTTTTCAGTCAGTTATGGCAGTTTATTTGGGAGAATCATCCTATCAAACTGCAATTTTATCTTCCCATCGCAATAAAGCTCGACGAGCAAATACAACTATGCAAACGGCCCTACAAAGATTAATTGATGATCCTAGCACACCTTTTCCACAAATGGAACCGGCAATCACTTTAAGTAATTATATTCCCCGTTTTGGTCGCGGGGTGACAGTTTTGTTGACGGAATTGGAACAATATCGAGGTAGTCCTCCCCATCCTAATCTGAGTCTGTTCACGCAACAAATAACCCAAGCTTTGACGCAATTAACCCAAGCTTTGCAAACAAATAATCCTCCTCTTCCCTTACCTCCCCTCGAAGATACTTTAGAAGAAGTCCTCGATCATTTGCAGGAATTGCGAGAGGAAAGGTTAGTAGAAATTGGCAATCAACAAGAGGGAACTAATCTCCATAAATATTTAGGGGATTATAATATTGTCACCACGGAACTTGTGGAATTATCCAGTCGTGTGGGGGTAATGAACACAGCAATCGATCGTTTTATTAGAAGTTAA
- a CDS encoding molybdenum cofactor guanylyltransferase, with protein MSDFPALTALILAGGQSSRMGEDKALLSFQGVSFLENTCLIAQDCAVQVSVITPWPERYELIIPPCCRIIREPLPTGGPLLAFALALTFVSSDWVLLLACDLPLLTSSIMQEWSRLLATVPENAIALVPRRGSRWEPLCGFYHRRCLESLQTYIQQGGTSFQKWLNVSVVEELIIDNSEILFNCNTPEDLEIIINSPDVDSKKP; from the coding sequence ATGAGTGATTTTCCCGCTTTAACGGCGTTAATTCTGGCTGGTGGGCAAAGTTCCAGGATGGGAGAAGATAAAGCTTTGTTATCTTTTCAGGGTGTCTCTTTTCTAGAGAATACTTGTTTAATTGCCCAAGATTGTGCAGTACAAGTGTCTGTGATTACGCCTTGGCCGGAACGTTATGAACTGATCATTCCCCCATGCTGCCGGATAATTAGGGAACCTCTCCCCACTGGGGGGCCTTTATTGGCCTTTGCCTTGGCATTAACTTTTGTATCAAGCGATTGGGTTTTATTGCTCGCTTGCGATTTACCTTTATTAACCTCCTCAATTATGCAAGAATGGTCAAGATTATTAGCCACTGTACCAGAAAATGCCATCGCTTTGGTTCCCCGCCGCGGCTCTCGTTGGGAGCCTCTCTGTGGTTTCTATCATCGTCGTTGTTTAGAATCTTTGCAGACTTATATTCAGCAAGGGGGAACTTCTTTTCAAAAATGGTTAAATGTCTCCGTGGTGGAGGAATTAATCATCGATAATTCCGAGATTTTATTTAACTGTAATACCCCGGAAGATTTAGAGATAATAATAAACTCCCCAGATGTTGACAGTAAGAAACCCTAG
- a CDS encoding Ig-like domain-containing protein: protein MKRLAWFDRLVLATILALIAGISSILIQGNQVPTRGENFSWQGRKIGVRDNYFTLSFNRPIDRSDIETGLVIDPPLPGKISWSGDRLTYTLTELPIYGKKYQVKLPIAQGEDFIGEFYTHDRAFAYIGVNQEERGRLIVCNIIQGANNVTELKKTILTPADLVVTDFQIYPRGERILFSAFDRSDLGRDTPKQQLYTMTTGLNHDENGQNLPIGRIERFLDAKTYQNLRFDLSDNGKTLIVQRINHGNPGDASLWVISDDGQSRPLGIQGDIFLLSPDGKKAVVSQTGGVAVIPLDVQGGKPQFLPTYEKILAFSRDGRQKLMVKSEPDNQRSLFLLNDQGESRLLLRTANPIISCEFEPRQEKTLYCLKSDLVMGSDGKVKEEPFLAIIELKTGKMIPLLALPNYRDVQMSMSPDGVALLFDQLATTPFGVRNDLVTGEGSSIADGRLWLLPLPDQFSPNSTPKILPQELNAGFKPRWLP, encoded by the coding sequence ATGAAAAGATTAGCTTGGTTCGATCGCTTAGTGTTAGCGACTATTTTGGCCTTAATTGCCGGGATATCGTCGATTTTGATCCAGGGAAATCAAGTTCCTACCCGAGGGGAGAATTTTAGCTGGCAAGGACGAAAAATCGGCGTTAGGGACAATTATTTTACTTTAAGTTTTAATCGACCGATTGACCGTTCCGACATAGAAACCGGACTGGTGATCGATCCTCCCTTGCCGGGTAAAATTAGCTGGTCTGGCGATCGCTTGACCTATACCTTGACGGAATTGCCCATCTACGGCAAAAAATATCAAGTAAAGTTACCCATTGCTCAAGGTGAGGACTTTATCGGGGAATTTTACACCCACGATCGAGCTTTTGCCTATATTGGAGTCAACCAAGAGGAAAGAGGTCGTTTAATCGTCTGTAATATCATTCAGGGGGCAAATAACGTCACAGAACTGAAAAAAACCATCCTTACCCCTGCGGATCTGGTGGTCACGGATTTTCAAATCTATCCGAGGGGAGAGAGAATTTTATTCTCGGCCTTCGATCGCTCTGACTTAGGACGAGACACCCCGAAACAGCAACTTTACACGATGACCACGGGTTTAAATCATGACGAAAATGGTCAAAATTTGCCCATTGGTCGTATAGAAAGGTTTTTAGATGCGAAAACCTATCAAAATCTGCGCTTTGATCTCTCAGATAACGGCAAAACCCTAATCGTGCAGAGAATCAATCACGGGAATCCGGGGGATGCCAGTTTATGGGTAATCAGCGATGATGGACAATCGCGACCGTTAGGAATACAAGGGGATATTTTTTTACTATCTCCCGACGGTAAAAAAGCGGTTGTCAGTCAAACGGGAGGGGTAGCGGTGATTCCTTTGGATGTGCAAGGGGGAAAACCGCAATTTTTGCCTACCTACGAGAAAATACTCGCTTTTTCCCGGGATGGTCGCCAAAAACTCATGGTGAAATCGGAACCAGATAATCAGCGATCGCTATTTTTGCTCAATGATCAGGGAGAGTCAAGACTACTATTAAGAACAGCTAATCCGATTATTAGCTGTGAATTTGAACCGCGACAGGAAAAAACCCTTTACTGTCTGAAAAGCGATCTGGTTATGGGCAGCGATGGCAAGGTGAAAGAAGAACCATTTTTAGCGATTATTGAGCTAAAAACGGGTAAAATGATCCCCCTGCTGGCCTTACCTAATTATCGTGACGTGCAGATGAGTATGTCTCCCGATGGCGTGGCCTTATTATTTGATCAGTTAGCAACCACACCCTTTGGAGTCAGAAATGATTTAGTCACCGGGGAGGGGTCGAGCATTGCCGATGGTCGTCTCTGGTTATTACCACTCCCCGATCAATTCAGTCCCAATAGCACCCCGAAAATTTTACCTCAAGAACTCAACGCCGGTTTTAAACCCCGTTGGCTGCCCTAA
- a CDS encoding SufE family protein — protein MLPSNLDRIVERLKRRTDPKQKYEQLLAFAKKLEPIPESAKIPANKVHGCVSQVYITADLENGQVWYKGDSDAQLVKGLVALLIEGFNGLTPTEILQVTPDFIEETGLKVSLTPSRANGFYNIFQLMQKKALGFQLGMSA, from the coding sequence ATGCTCCCGTCTAATCTCGATCGCATCGTCGAACGCCTCAAACGTCGTACCGATCCTAAGCAAAAATACGAACAATTACTAGCTTTTGCTAAAAAACTAGAACCAATACCAGAATCTGCCAAAATACCCGCTAATAAAGTTCATGGCTGTGTATCCCAAGTTTATATCACTGCCGACCTCGAAAATGGCCAGGTTTGGTACAAAGGGGATTCCGACGCGCAATTAGTCAAGGGTTTAGTTGCTTTGTTAATCGAGGGTTTCAATGGACTGACTCCCACGGAAATCCTGCAAGTCACCCCGGATTTTATCGAAGAAACTGGTTTAAAAGTCAGCCTTACTCCTTCCCGCGCCAACGGCTTTTATAATATTTTCCAATTAATGCAGAAAAAAGCTCTCGGTTTTCAGTTGGGAATGTCCGCTTAG
- a CDS encoding type II toxin-antitoxin system PemK/MazF family toxin, which yields MTIARGEIYFVNLNPIQGKEQAGTRPVLVLSIDVINQLPLVVMVVVGTKGENIRQDYPTNVRVSTDESGLPLETVFLGFQIRSIDKNRFPSAPVGKLSEEKMQEIETAVRYCLGL from the coding sequence ATGACTATCGCAAGAGGTGAAATTTATTTCGTTAATCTTAACCCGATTCAAGGAAAAGAGCAAGCAGGAACTAGACCAGTTTTAGTATTATCTATTGATGTGATCAATCAGTTACCCTTAGTGGTGATGGTAGTGGTGGGGACGAAAGGAGAAAATATTCGCCAAGATTATCCGACTAATGTTCGCGTTTCGACTGATGAAAGTGGGCTTCCTTTAGAAACAGTCTTTCTTGGTTTTCAAATTCGTTCAATTGATAAAAATCGCTTCCCCTCGGCACCAGTTGGGAAACTATCCGAAGAAAAAATGCAAGAAATTGAAACGGCAGTCCGATATTGCCTAGGATTGTAA
- a CDS encoding DNA-directed RNA polymerase subunit omega, whose amino-acid sequence MSKRFKFDSSEMIYLTDKLMNAASNRYSIVVQVARRAKRVRYDTVENIDDPMIKPVQRALMEMTDELTEPELLRD is encoded by the coding sequence ATGTCCAAACGGTTTAAATTCGACTCCTCCGAGATGATTTATCTCACCGATAAACTGATGAATGCGGCCAGCAATCGTTACTCGATCGTCGTGCAAGTCGCTAGACGGGCCAAACGCGTCCGCTACGATACCGTAGAAAATATCGATGACCCGATGATTAAACCCGTCCAACGGGCCCTGATGGAAATGACCGACGAATTAACCGAACCGGAATTATTACGCGATTAA